A stretch of the Geovibrio thiophilus genome encodes the following:
- a CDS encoding site-specific DNA-methyltransferase, translated as MSKKQRLELMWIGKGEKDNPRLEPRILIEDPEKSYGDKNTENILIHGDNLLALKALEQDYAGKVKCIYIDPPYNAKNANPHYEDNVEHSEWLCLIKPRLVILRKLLSDDGSIWISIDDDESHYLKVLCDEIFGRNNFVANVIWEKKYSPQNDAKWLSDSHDHILVYAKNKETWRPNLLPRTEEMDKRYKNPDNDPRGNWKPADFSVKTYNEVCDYEIVLPSGRRVQPPTSRCWVTSKERYLELVADNRIWFGKDGNNIPSLKKFLSEVQQGSVSKTIWFRTEVGDNQDAKKETKAFNSDDVFATPKPERLVERILTLGSNKNDIVLDSFLGSGTTAAVAHKMGRKWIGVELGEHCNTHCVPRLQKVIDGTDQGGISKAVDWKSGGGFRYYTLAPSLLKKDSNDRWVISEEYNAEQLAAAMAKQEGFKYYPDETVYWKQGYSTETDFIYTTTQFLTVDIIDKIHEEMKPEESLLITCKAFQDACVKRHSNITVKKIPHVLLGRCEFGKDDYSLNIINVPVVDFEDEEGEDC; from the coding sequence GAGAGAAGGACAACCCTCGACTTGAACCACGGATACTTATTGAAGACCCTGAAAAATCATACGGGGATAAAAACACAGAGAATATATTGATTCATGGGGATAACCTACTTGCGTTAAAAGCGTTGGAACAGGATTACGCAGGAAAGGTTAAATGTATTTATATAGATCCGCCTTACAATGCTAAGAATGCAAATCCTCATTATGAGGATAATGTTGAACACTCGGAATGGTTATGCCTGATAAAGCCTCGTCTTGTTATACTCCGTAAACTTTTAAGTGATGACGGCAGCATATGGATTTCTATAGATGATGATGAAAGCCATTACTTGAAGGTCTTGTGTGATGAGATTTTTGGAAGGAATAATTTCGTTGCAAATGTGATATGGGAAAAGAAGTATTCACCACAGAATGATGCGAAATGGCTTTCAGACAGCCATGATCATATACTTGTTTATGCAAAGAATAAAGAAACTTGGAGACCAAACCTTTTGCCAAGAACAGAGGAGATGGATAAGAGATATAAAAATCCTGACAATGATCCGAGAGGAAATTGGAAACCTGCTGATTTTTCAGTAAAAACTTATAATGAAGTGTGTGATTATGAAATTGTTCTGCCCTCTGGTCGTCGGGTACAGCCACCAACAAGCCGTTGTTGGGTAACTTCCAAAGAAAGGTATCTTGAATTAGTTGCTGATAATAGGATATGGTTTGGAAAAGATGGCAATAATATTCCGTCTCTAAAGAAGTTCCTTTCAGAAGTTCAGCAAGGTTCTGTTTCAAAAACAATATGGTTCAGAACCGAAGTCGGAGATAATCAAGACGCAAAGAAAGAAACAAAAGCTTTTAACTCTGACGATGTATTTGCTACTCCGAAACCAGAAAGACTTGTTGAGCGCATCTTGACACTTGGCAGTAATAAGAATGACATCGTTCTTGACTCCTTCCTTGGCTCCGGCACAACCGCCGCTGTAGCCCATAAAATGGGGCGTAAATGGATTGGTGTTGAGCTTGGGGAGCATTGCAATACTCACTGTGTGCCACGTCTGCAAAAGGTTATAGACGGAACAGACCAAGGCGGAATATCAAAAGCTGTGGACTGGAAAAGCGGCGGCGGTTTCCGTTATTATACCCTTGCGCCAAGCCTTCTTAAAAAAGATTCCAATGACCGTTGGGTTATATCCGAAGAATACAATGCTGAACAGCTTGCCGCAGCAATGGCGAAGCAGGAAGGGTTTAAGTATTACCCTGATGAAACAGTATACTGGAAGCAGGGTTATTCAACAGAAACTGACTTCATCTACACCACAACACAGTTTCTCACTGTAGATATTATAGACAAGATACATGAAGAAATGAAACCCGAAGAAAGTCTGCTTATCACCTGCAAAGCATTTCAGGATGCTTGTGTTAAAAGGCATTCAAACATAACCGTCAAAAAAATTCCGCATGTTCTTCTTGGCAGGTGCGAATTCGGAAAAGATGATTACAGCCTGAACATTATCAACGTTCCTGTGGTTGATTTCGAAGACGAAGAAGGGGAGGACTGCTGA
- a CDS encoding DEAD/DEAH box helicase: MNQTANIIKNRLSLRPPQEESLNILAQLADILTLRKDADLTAELEKVRELYPTCTDFEWNFPSICFSLATGVGKTRLMGAFVTYLFQKKGITNFFILAPNLTVYNKLIDDFSNTHSPKYVFRGIADFAVRQPKIITADNYTWEFSAIERAREEGEVCINFFNISKINAETRKGQQPQIKRLWEYIGDSYFNYLTKLEDLVLIMDESHHYRADRGMTVLNELNPILGLEVTATPQVEKSGKTIKFKNVVYEYSLAKAIRDGFVKEPAVATRKDFDPDRYSNNLLELDQIKLEDGIRLHEKTKVELDIYARDNKKERVKPFVLVVAKDTQHAAQLKEIICSPGFFDGYYTDKVMEIHSNQTGTEKEENIQNLISVEDPDNPIEIVIHVNMLKEGWDVTNLYTIVPLRTAASTTLREQTIGRGLRLPYGRKTGNSSVDKLTIMAHDKFQEIVDAANKADSIIRLENIITIDPDELEKQRPEVAISLSNIEKAVQEKRAEIATIPDETVRQKEEVRLEVREKILSYMPKMGKEITSVSELKTPEVKKSIIERIRKEADESPQYRLFVEEEIKEVEQAYDDTIEYFSANIIEIPRIMLQQGSSDFGFHDFDLDVSAFNYQPVSEDLLIQALQSNTREIVTAERRIRHEKPEDIIINELVNFGEIDYDSQSGLLYKLVFQLIEHFKSYLNDEDVLNVVLYHKMQIGRAIYSQMMEHFYLVPAEYEKPLVHSFTVIHPHNYIKLKHDKVYYFTETIEPTRSIPSKIFTGFKKSCHSEYKFDSKTEKDFAIILENDNAVQKWLRPAKEQFHIYWKHNSKRYEPDFIVETADGLYMVETKKEADVDTDDVQEKKNAALVYCKHATDFTTANGGKPWHYLLIPHDVVKPNMTFARFATEFKQ; encoded by the coding sequence ATGAATCAGACGGCTAATATCATTAAAAACCGCCTAAGCCTTCGCCCTCCGCAGGAAGAGAGTCTTAATATTCTTGCTCAACTGGCAGATATTCTCACACTTAGAAAAGATGCCGATTTGACCGCAGAATTGGAAAAAGTCAGAGAACTGTACCCAACCTGCACGGATTTTGAATGGAATTTCCCATCTATCTGCTTTTCTCTTGCAACAGGCGTGGGAAAAACAAGGCTTATGGGGGCTTTTGTAACATATCTTTTTCAGAAAAAAGGGATAACAAATTTCTTTATTCTTGCTCCTAACCTTACTGTTTATAATAAGCTGATTGATGATTTCTCCAATACGCATAGTCCGAAATATGTATTCAGAGGTATCGCCGATTTTGCCGTCAGACAGCCTAAAATCATTACTGCTGACAACTATACATGGGAATTTTCCGCTATTGAAAGAGCAAGAGAAGAAGGCGAAGTCTGCATTAACTTCTTTAATATTTCTAAAATAAACGCAGAAACAAGAAAAGGGCAGCAACCGCAAATCAAAAGACTTTGGGAATACATAGGCGATTCATATTTCAACTATCTTACCAAGCTTGAAGACCTTGTTCTTATAATGGATGAATCCCATCATTATCGTGCGGATAGAGGCATGACAGTTCTTAATGAACTTAACCCGATCTTGGGTCTGGAAGTTACCGCAACTCCACAGGTAGAAAAAAGCGGAAAAACCATTAAGTTTAAAAATGTTGTTTATGAATACTCACTGGCAAAAGCGATCAGGGATGGTTTTGTCAAAGAACCTGCCGTTGCCACAAGGAAAGATTTTGATCCTGACAGATACAGCAACAATCTTCTGGAACTTGATCAAATTAAGCTTGAAGATGGAATCAGGCTGCATGAAAAAACAAAAGTCGAGCTTGATATATACGCCAGAGATAACAAAAAAGAGCGTGTTAAGCCTTTTGTTCTCGTTGTTGCTAAGGACACTCAACATGCAGCACAGTTGAAGGAGATTATATGCTCTCCCGGTTTCTTTGATGGCTATTATACCGATAAAGTAATGGAGATTCACTCCAATCAGACAGGAACAGAAAAAGAAGAGAATATTCAAAATCTTATTTCGGTTGAAGATCCTGACAACCCTATCGAGATAGTTATTCATGTCAATATGCTGAAAGAAGGCTGGGACGTAACCAATCTTTATACGATAGTTCCGCTCCGTACCGCTGCTTCAACTACTCTTCGTGAGCAGACAATAGGACGTGGACTACGTTTGCCTTACGGCAGGAAAACAGGCAACTCTTCCGTTGATAAGCTCACAATCATGGCACATGATAAATTTCAGGAGATTGTTGATGCAGCAAATAAGGCGGATTCGATAATCAGGCTTGAGAATATTATTACTATCGATCCTGATGAACTGGAAAAACAACGACCGGAAGTGGCAATTTCTCTTTCAAATATTGAGAAAGCTGTCCAAGAAAAAAGAGCAGAGATAGCCACTATTCCTGACGAAACAGTCAGGCAAAAAGAAGAAGTCAGGCTGGAAGTCAGAGAAAAAATACTTAGCTACATGCCCAAAATGGGAAAAGAAATTACTTCTGTTTCTGAATTAAAAACGCCGGAAGTTAAAAAGTCTATTATTGAAAGAATACGCAAAGAAGCTGATGAATCCCCTCAATACAGACTGTTTGTTGAAGAAGAGATCAAAGAAGTTGAACAGGCTTATGATGATACTATAGAATATTTCTCTGCAAATATTATAGAAATCCCACGCATTATGCTTCAACAGGGAAGTTCTGACTTCGGATTCCATGATTTTGATCTTGATGTCTCAGCGTTCAATTATCAGCCTGTATCTGAAGACCTGCTTATTCAGGCTTTGCAATCAAATACCAGAGAGATTGTTACTGCGGAACGCCGAATAAGACACGAAAAACCTGAAGATATAATTATTAACGAACTTGTGAACTTCGGGGAAATTGATTATGACTCTCAATCGGGCTTGTTATACAAGCTGGTTTTTCAGTTGATTGAGCACTTCAAGTCATATCTTAACGATGAAGATGTTTTAAATGTTGTTCTCTATCACAAAATGCAGATCGGAAGGGCAATCTACAGCCAGATGATGGAACATTTTTATCTTGTTCCTGCGGAATATGAAAAGCCGCTGGTTCACTCATTTACTGTGATACATCCCCATAACTATATAAAGCTAAAGCATGACAAGGTTTATTATTTTACTGAAACAATTGAACCCACAAGGTCTATTCCGTCTAAAATATTTACAGGATTTAAGAAATCATGCCATTCTGAATATAAGTTTGATTCCAAAACAGAGAAAGACTTTGCAATCATTCTGGAAAATGACAACGCTGTACAAAAATGGTTAAGACCTGCTAAAGAACAGTTCCATATCTACTGGAAACACAACTCAAAACGTTACGAACCCGATTTTATTGTTGAAACTG